The following proteins are encoded in a genomic region of Populus trichocarpa isolate Nisqually-1 chromosome 13, P.trichocarpa_v4.1, whole genome shotgun sequence:
- the LOC7494451 gene encoding universal stress protein PHOS32, with product MNSKQPYKSESDLPVPPLPTLPCLHSPTTPNSTSNRRVAIAVDLSDESAYAVKWAVENYLRPGDAVILLHVRPTSVLYGADWGSIQLQINNNNTPFELSGSNSPDNRERQKLEDDFDSFTNNKTNLLAKPLLEANVPFKIHVVKDHDMKERLCLEVERLGLSAVIMGSRGFGATRKKGISKGRSVGGGRLGSVSDHCVQHCVCPVVVVRCSDDGKEEESVKTGGVGDGVEEGLHPVPEEDQEECVDDELKDA from the exons ATGAACTCAAAACAACCTTAcaaatctgaatctgacctcCCAGTCCCACCACTCCCCACCCTTCCCTGCCTCCACTCCCCTACCACCCCGAATTCCACCTCCAACCGCCGTGTCGCCATAGCCGTGGACCTTTCCGACGAGAGTGCATATGCAGTCAAATGGGCAGTCGAGAACTACCTCCGACCAGGCGACGCCGTGATCCTCCTCCACGTCCGGCCAACTTCCGTCCTCTATGGCGCTGATTGGGGGTCAATTCAACTCCAAATCAATAACAACAACACGCCTTTTGAGCTAAGTGGCTCAAACAGTCCTGATAATCGAGAAAGGCAGAAACTTGAGGAtgattttgatagttttactaATAACAAAACCAATTTGTTGGCTAAACCTTTGTTGGAGGCTAATGTTCCTTTCAAGATTCATGTAGTGAAAGATCATGACATGAAGGAGAGGCTCTGTTTGGAAGTTGAGAGATTGGGGTTAAGTGCAGTGATAATGGGAAGTAGAGGTTTTGGTGCTACAAGAAAGAAGGGGATTAGTAAAGGAAGAAGTGTTGGTGGTGGGAGGTTAGGGAGTGTTAGTGATCATTGTGTGCAGCATTGTGTTTgccctgttgttgttgttaggtGTAGTGATGATGGTAAAGAAGAAGAGAGTGTGAAAACAGGTGGTGTTGGTGACGGGGTTGAAGAGGGTCTCCATCCTGTGCCTGAGGAGGATCAAGAGGAGTGTGTTGATGATGAGCTGAAAG ATGCTTAG
- the LOC7497414 gene encoding uncharacterized protein LOC7497414: protein MVRFSCFNAHILSHKPKKTAHPFAEAKHKSLEDFSQIQAPKALTNTSSLALPNARVDAQSRNGIRDVTSSDVSVGQSWISDKIENKINVKNDIGAHQTRLIRKSQSLGSGLCLEGRDLCDNDTEEGIDQGVYSDSLDQNGLLRPNGSKDSGISPTSEDMKAQQLESVNKSSEFVKKESIFSIGDAQHSEKEGPENSDTPLSGEGGNVSGDQSPHSHPIIEKACTFSDMGSYAPTFHRHSCEYLAPRSRSSEDLNALYLRWKTISIHGNETQKMKEKEGDVNVPKTEENNSESCVDEGFDFYNYSALAKDWIMPVIDEVNQAKNLQGESSTQLWEELPSKDFKMKRIVDWVNKLQHYDSLEETNGLPDADDPVEGDSNDLTSAKVDNKDTPGIKAAKRYISSLSVSATTAHMSDLGLEVIPFLSVFGSLRVLNLSGNSIVRISAGALPRGLHMLNLSRNNISTVEGLHELTRLRVLNLSYNQIFRIGHGLASCSSLKELYLAGNKISEVEGLHRLLKLTLLDLRFNKISTAKCLGLLAANHSSLQAISLEGNPVQKNVGDEQLKKYLQGLLPHLLYFNRQSIKASTLKDSVDRSVRVGINAHQFDRGLRSESKAVRKVSHGLAGSRPLPSSTHGRKSQPLTSTKRSSGRHLHSQPSRTQSTTGHHHHFIDPGSKLLNFRSEFLVHRSQSEGTLRAF, encoded by the exons ATGGTTAGGTTCTCATGCTTCAATGCTCACATCCTTTCTCACAAACCAAAG AAAACAGCCCACCCTTTTGCTGAAGCAAAGCATAAGAGTTTGGAagatttttctcaaattcaagCTCCTAAGGCATTGACTAACACTTCAAGCTTAGCACTTCCGAATGCACGAGTAGATGCTCAAAGTAGGAATGGTATCAGGGATGTTACAAGCTCTGATGTATCTGTTGGACAAAGCTGGATTTCAGACAAAATTGAGAACAAAATCAATGTCAAGAATGACATAGGAGCCCATCAGACAAGGCTTATTAGGAAAAGTCAGTCTCTCGGGAGTGGATTATGCCTTGAGGGAAGGGATCTATGTGACAATGATACTGAGGAGGGGATAGATCAAGGAGTATATAGTGATTCCCTTGATCAAAATGGGTTACTTAGACCAAATGGCAGCAAGGATTCAGGAATAAGCCCAACTAGTGAGGATATGAAAGCTCAGCAACTAGAATCTGTTAATAAGAGTTCTGAATTTGTCAAGAAGGAATCCATATTCTCAATTGGTGATGCTCAGCATTCTGAAAAGGAAGGCCCTGAAAATTCTGATACTCCATTATCTGGTGAAGGTGGCAATGTCTCTGGTGACCAGTCACCTCACAGCCATCCCATCATTGAAAAAGCATGTACTTTTTCAGACATGGGCTCTTATGCACCGACTTTTCATAGACATTCTTGTGAATATTTAGCACCTCGGTCAAGATCCTCTGAGGACCTCAATGCTCTATACTTGAGGTGGAAAACGATTTCAATTCATGGGAATGAAActcaaaaaatgaaagaaaaagaaggggaTGTTAATGTGCCTAAAACTGAGGAAAACAATTCAGAAAGTTGTGTTGATgaaggttttgatttttataattactcAGCTTTGGCAAAGGACTGGATAATGCCAGTTATAGACGAAGTGAACCAGGCAAAAAATCTCCAAGGGGAATCCTCCACTCAGCTGTGGGAAGAATTGCCGAGTAAGGATTTTAAAATGAAGCGTATCGTGGACTGGGTAAACAAACTTCAACATTATGATTCTTTGGAAGAAACAAATGGATTGCCTGATGCCGATGACCCAGTTGAGGGAGATTCCAATGATTTGACTTCTGCCAAGGTTGATAATAAGGACACTCCTGGTATAAAAGCTGCTAAAAGATACATCTCTTCTCTGAGTGTCTCTGCTACCACAGCTCATATGTCAGACCTTGGGCTGGAAGTGATCCCATTTCTTAGTGTATTTGGTAGCCTGAGGGTGCTTAATTTATCAGGAAACTCTATTG TAAGAATATCGGCTGGTGCCCTCCCTCGAGGACTTCATATGCTGAATTTGTCAAGAAACAATATTTCCACCGTTGAGGGTTTACACGAGCTCACCCGCCTTCGTGTACTGAATTTGAGCTACAATCAAATATTCAGAATTGGACATG gtctGGCATCGTGTTCCTCCCTGAAAGAGCTATACTTGGCTGGAAATAAAATAAGCGAGGTAGAGGGTCTCCACCGTTTGTTGAAACTGACCTTGCTGGATCTGCGTTTCAACAAAATCTCTACCGCTAAATGTCTGGGCCTACTTGCAGCTAACCACAGTTCCTTGCAAGCCATCAGCTTGGAAGGAAATCCAGTGCAGAAAAATGTTGGAGATGAACAACTCAAGAAATATCTACAAGGCCTTCTTCCCCATCTGCTTTACTTCAATCGGCAGTCAATTAAAGCCAGCACTTTGAAGGACTCAGTCGATCGATCAGTTAGGGTAGGCATCAATGCCCATCAATTTGATCGTGGCCTCAGGTCAGAGAGCAAAGCTGTGAGAAAGGTTAGCCATGGTCTAGCTGGTTCAAGGCCATTACCTTCATCAACTCATGGTCGTAAAAGTCAACCTTTGACCTCAACTAAACGGTCAAGTGGAAGGCATCTCCACTCACAACCAAGTAGAACCCAATCAACAACAggccatcatcatcatttcatTGATCCTGGTAGCAAACTCCTGAACTTTAGATCGGAGTTCTTAGTTCATAGGAGTCAAAGTGAGGGGACTCTGAGAGCGTTCTAG